Proteins from a genomic interval of Niabella soli DSM 19437:
- a CDS encoding sensor histidine kinase, which produces MFTGKTKYWWFQLLGWGAFFLMHLFFAWLYGKLDTPKDQCLFFKRACCFVLIGLVMTHIMRIFIRGLGLLNHKIGIQVLNFILLTFITALLCGLVEHQLLSRFSLFMPRELELLKRRGIWLMSIDGTISWCIYIFLWNAVYIIYHYERDYQQQQIDTLRLKSVVRELELKTIKSNINPHFIFNALNSIRALVDENPERARDAITELSNILRSSITMHKTETVMLRKELGIVEDYLALEQVRFEDRLLVDYHIDEQLLDKQIPPMILQTLVENAIKHGIGREVKGGVVSIAATIKNNFIELCVRNTGKLVYGNEDTGFGLNSIRDRLKLLYPGRSGFEIKQLTPETVEAKIALPA; this is translated from the coding sequence ATGTTTACCGGCAAAACAAAATACTGGTGGTTTCAGCTATTGGGGTGGGGCGCATTTTTCCTGATGCACCTGTTTTTTGCCTGGCTTTACGGGAAATTGGATACCCCAAAGGATCAGTGTCTTTTTTTTAAACGGGCCTGCTGTTTTGTGCTGATAGGGCTGGTGATGACGCATATCATGCGCATTTTTATCCGCGGGCTGGGATTGCTTAATCATAAGATAGGCATCCAGGTGCTTAATTTTATTTTGCTGACCTTTATAACTGCGTTGCTTTGCGGGCTGGTTGAACACCAGCTCCTTTCCCGTTTTTCTTTGTTCATGCCCAGGGAATTGGAACTGCTGAAACGCAGGGGCATCTGGCTGATGTCGATCGACGGTACTATTTCCTGGTGCATTTATATTTTTTTGTGGAATGCCGTCTATATCATTTATCATTATGAGAGGGACTATCAGCAACAACAGATCGATACGCTTCGTTTAAAATCGGTGGTGCGGGAGTTGGAGCTTAAAACCATTAAATCAAATATCAACCCCCATTTTATTTTTAATGCGTTAAATAGTATCCGGGCGCTGGTGGATGAAAACCCGGAGCGTGCCCGCGATGCGATCACGGAATTAAGCAATATCCTCCGCAGCAGCATCACCATGCACAAAACAGAAACGGTTATGTTGCGTAAGGAATTGGGAATTGTGGAAGATTACCTGGCGCTGGAGCAGGTGCGCTTTGAGGACCGGTTGTTGGTCGACTATCATATTGATGAGCAGTTGCTGGATAAACAAATTCCGCCGATGATCTTACAAACCCTGGTCGAAAATGCTATCAAGCACGGTATCGGGCGGGAAGTAAAGGGGGGCGTGGTTTCCATTGCAGCCACCATTAAAAATAATTTTATTGAACTTTGTGTACGCAACACCGGCAAGCTGGTATACGGAAACGAAGACACCGGATTTGGGTTGAACAGTATCCGCGACCGGTTAAAATTATTATACCCCGGACGTAGTGGTTTTGAAATAAAACAATTAACACCGGAGACGGTTGAAGCGAAAATAGCATTACCTGCCTGA
- a CDS encoding LOG family protein, whose amino-acid sequence MPIQALAVFCGSKDGNDPLFTQHTEALGTLMARHNVTLIYGGGNVGLMGTIANAVLNGGGKVTGVIPQLLADRERSHEGLTELLIVPDMHTRKRKLYEWCDAAIILPGGYGTLDEFFEMVTWNNLAIHDKLIFILNTNDFYTHLLAHIEKMYAEGFLYEWPWEKIRVLSEPGALLPYIMSV is encoded by the coding sequence ATGCCGATACAAGCACTTGCTGTTTTTTGTGGATCAAAAGACGGAAACGACCCATTATTTACGCAACATACGGAAGCACTGGGCACGCTGATGGCCCGGCATAATGTTACGCTGATCTATGGCGGCGGCAATGTAGGTCTGATGGGCACGATTGCCAATGCAGTGCTTAACGGCGGCGGAAAAGTTACGGGCGTGATCCCCCAATTGCTGGCAGACCGGGAGCGATCACACGAGGGATTAACCGAACTATTAATAGTGCCGGACATGCACACAAGAAAACGGAAACTATATGAATGGTGCGATGCCGCGATCATACTGCCGGGCGGTTACGGGACCCTGGATGAATTTTTTGAGATGGTCACCTGGAATAACCTGGCCATTCATGACAAGCTCATTTTCATTTTAAACACCAATGATTTTTACACGCACCTGTTAGCGCATATTGAAAAAATGTACGCGGAAGGTTTTTTGTATGAATGGCCCTGGGAGAAAATTAGAGTGCTGAGCGAACCGGGAGCGTTGTTGCCTTATATCATGTCAGTTTGA
- a CDS encoding geranylgeranylglyceryl/heptaprenylglyceryl phosphate synthase, with translation MKIDIYGGLVEKKKNAQKSFAVLIDPDSVTPSTLDKLVTLATTARVDYFFVGGSLVLSTHLDEVIQQLKAVTTIPVVLFPGSPSQVSKYADALLYLSLISGRNPELLIGQHVLSAPFVKKSGLEIIPTGYIVVDGGAPTTVSYISNAAPVPSDKNDIALCTAMAGEMLGMKLIYMDAGSGAQKPITESMIGAVAKNVDIPIIVGGGITDPEKAYLNCKAGADVIVVGNAIEKDPSLITEISHAVHSAKAAKV, from the coding sequence ATGAAGATAGACATTTACGGTGGTTTAGTTGAAAAGAAAAAAAATGCCCAAAAATCATTTGCGGTATTAATTGATCCTGATTCAGTTACACCATCCACCCTCGACAAACTGGTTACACTGGCCACAACGGCCCGGGTTGACTATTTTTTTGTGGGAGGAAGCCTGGTATTGTCTACCCATCTGGATGAAGTGATCCAGCAATTGAAAGCTGTTACAACCATCCCGGTTGTTTTGTTTCCCGGCAGCCCTTCACAGGTAAGCAAATATGCGGATGCCCTTTTATACCTGTCGCTGATTTCAGGCAGAAACCCTGAGTTATTGATTGGCCAGCATGTACTTTCTGCACCTTTTGTAAAAAAGAGCGGGTTGGAGATCATCCCTACCGGCTATATCGTTGTGGACGGTGGCGCGCCTACCACGGTTTCGTATATCAGCAATGCAGCGCCGGTACCTTCTGATAAAAATGATATTGCATTGTGTACCGCAATGGCGGGAGAAATGTTGGGCATGAAGCTCATTTATATGGATGCCGGCAGCGGCGCCCAAAAACCGATCACCGAATCCATGATTGGCGCGGTAGCAAAAAATGTGGATATTCCAATAATTGTCGGCGGAGGCATTACCGATCCTGAAAAAGCGTATCTGAACTGCAAAGCCGGCGCTGATGTAATTGTTGTGGGCAACGCCATTGAAAAAGATCCATCGCTGATTACCGAGATCAGCCATGCGGTGCATTCTGCTAAAGCTGCGAAGGTTTAG
- a CDS encoding LytR/AlgR family response regulator transcription factor: protein MRTIIIDDERLARTELKKLLLEFPEIEIVDEANNAEDGIKKINHHQPDLIFLDIQMPGKSGFELLQQLEYTPLVIFTTAYDEYALKAFEVNALDYLLKPIDSKRLEDAIKKLNIPDYEETEGVSFVNHDLLTENSQVFVKDGDRCWFVRLSEIRLFESVGNYAKVFFGTNKPLILKSLNALEERLDPKSFFRANRKHIINLRMIDKIEPYFNNGLLIELKDGEKIEVSRRQAVRFKEMMSF from the coding sequence ATGCGTACCATTATAATTGATGACGAACGGCTGGCTCGCACTGAGCTAAAAAAACTTTTACTGGAATTTCCTGAAATAGAGATCGTGGATGAGGCTAATAATGCGGAGGACGGTATAAAAAAGATCAATCATCATCAGCCGGATCTTATCTTCCTGGATATTCAAATGCCCGGTAAATCGGGCTTTGAGTTGCTGCAGCAACTGGAATATACACCGCTGGTCATTTTTACCACCGCTTATGATGAATATGCATTAAAGGCCTTTGAGGTAAATGCATTGGATTATCTGTTAAAACCGATTGACAGTAAACGGCTGGAAGACGCCATCAAAAAACTGAATATTCCCGATTATGAAGAAACCGAAGGCGTTTCTTTTGTGAATCATGATCTGTTAACGGAAAACAGCCAGGTTTTTGTAAAGGACGGAGACCGCTGCTGGTTTGTACGGTTAAGCGAGATACGTCTTTTTGAAAGCGTAGGCAATTATGCAAAAGTATTTTTTGGTACGAATAAACCATTGATCTTAAAATCACTTAATGCCCTGGAAGAACGGCTGGACCCTAAAAGTTTTTTTCGCGCCAACCGCAAACATATTATCAACCTGCGGATGATCGACAAAATTGAACCTTATTTTAATAACGGGCTGCTGATCGAATTAAAAGACGGGGAAAAAATTGAAGTAAGCCGTCGCCAAGCAGTACGGTTTAAGGAGATGATGAGCTTTTAA